One Egicoccus halophilus genomic region harbors:
- a CDS encoding RrF2 family transcriptional regulator: protein MSVGLRARRRSPPAMKLTLGRRADYSVRAVLDLARHHGRGRRTARAIAAEMAVPATYLPALLAELVRAELVVSVAGRSGGYELARAPETISLLEVIEAVDEDPPRECVLRGGPCRWQDACAVHEPLGEAREALRASLAGATFAELVRRDRELESAETVPEGAGSGGAAG from the coding sequence GTGTCCGTCGGCCTCCGCGCCCGACGACGATCGCCCCCGGCGATGAAGCTCACGCTCGGCCGGCGGGCGGACTACAGCGTCCGTGCCGTGCTCGACCTCGCCCGGCACCATGGCCGCGGCCGGCGCACGGCGCGGGCCATCGCGGCGGAGATGGCCGTCCCGGCGACGTACCTGCCCGCGTTGCTCGCGGAACTGGTCCGGGCCGAGCTCGTGGTCTCTGTCGCCGGCCGCAGCGGTGGCTACGAACTGGCGCGGGCGCCGGAGACCATCTCGCTGCTCGAGGTCATCGAGGCGGTCGACGAGGACCCGCCCCGTGAGTGCGTGCTGCGGGGCGGACCGTGCCGCTGGCAGGATGCCTGTGCGGTCCACGAACCACTCGGTGAGGCCCGCGAGGCGCTGCGGGCGTCCCTGGCGGGCGCCACCTTCGCGGAGCTGGTGCGACGGGACCGAGAGCTCGAGTCGGCCGAGACGGTCCCCGAGGGCGCGGGATCGGGGGGAGCGGCCGGTTGA
- a CDS encoding cysteine desulfurase-like protein, which produces MNYDLAAVRAQFPALAEGAAHFDGPGGSQVARPVADAVAATLMAAVANRGHRTLAERRAERIVLDARQAMADLLGVDPRGVVFGRSMTALAFDFARTLARTWQAGDEVVVTRLDHDANIRPWVVAAGAVGAEVRWADFDRDTGDLPVEAVTRLLSPRTRLVAVTGASNLLGTRPDVAAIAAAAHEVGALVHVDGVHLTPHAPVDVAALGADLYSCSPYKFLGPHLGVMAGDPALLEQLHPDKLLPSTDAVPERFELGTLPYELLAGVTATVDFLASITGDTGPRRTRVLTAMSLLEAHESALAERLEAGLRDIDGVRLLGSAPQRTPTVAFTVAGRSPQEIAQDLADVGVNAPASHFYAIEASRWLGLGDDGAVRAGIAPYNDSDDVDRLLRGVATAARR; this is translated from the coding sequence ATGAACTACGACCTCGCCGCTGTCCGTGCCCAGTTCCCGGCGCTCGCCGAGGGCGCCGCCCACTTCGACGGCCCCGGTGGCTCGCAGGTGGCGCGTCCCGTCGCCGACGCCGTGGCCGCCACCCTGATGGCCGCGGTGGCCAACCGCGGCCATCGCACGCTCGCCGAGCGCCGCGCCGAACGGATCGTGCTCGACGCCCGACAGGCGATGGCGGACCTGCTCGGCGTGGATCCACGTGGCGTCGTCTTCGGTCGGTCCATGACGGCGCTCGCGTTCGACTTCGCCCGCACGCTGGCCCGCACCTGGCAGGCCGGCGACGAGGTGGTGGTCACCCGGCTCGACCACGACGCGAACATCCGTCCCTGGGTGGTGGCCGCCGGAGCCGTCGGCGCCGAGGTCCGCTGGGCCGACTTCGACCGGGACACCGGCGACCTGCCCGTCGAGGCGGTGACGCGGCTGCTCTCGCCACGCACCCGGCTGGTGGCGGTCACCGGCGCGTCGAACCTGCTCGGGACCCGCCCCGACGTCGCCGCCATCGCGGCCGCGGCGCACGAGGTCGGCGCGCTGGTGCACGTCGACGGGGTGCATCTCACCCCGCACGCGCCGGTCGACGTCGCCGCGCTGGGGGCCGACCTCTACAGCTGCTCGCCGTACAAGTTCCTCGGCCCGCACCTGGGCGTGATGGCCGGTGACCCGGCCCTGCTCGAGCAGCTGCACCCCGACAAGCTGCTGCCCTCCACCGACGCGGTGCCCGAACGCTTCGAGCTGGGCACGCTGCCCTACGAGTTGCTGGCCGGCGTGACGGCCACGGTCGACTTCCTGGCCTCGATCACCGGGGACACCGGCCCGCGCCGCACCCGGGTGCTGACGGCGATGTCACTGCTCGAGGCGCACGAGTCCGCCCTCGCCGAGCGCCTCGAGGCCGGGCTGCGCGACATCGACGGCGTGCGCCTGCTCGGGTCGGCGCCGCAGCGGACCCCGACGGTCGCGTTCACGGTCGCCGGACGCTCGCCGCAGGAGATCGCCCAGGACCTCGCCGACGTCGGGGTCAACGCCCCCGCCAGCCACTTCTACGCCATCGAGGCCTCGCGGTGGCTCGGCCTCGGCGACGACGGCGCGGTTCGTGCCGGCATCGCCCCCTACAACGACAGCGACGACGTCGACCGCCTGCTGCGCGGGGTCGCGACCGCCGCACGACGCTGA
- a CDS encoding ABC transporter ATP-binding protein, whose protein sequence is MAGVVFEDVQKVYPDGTQAIFDLSLQIEDGEFVILVGPSGCGKSTALRMVAGLEEISGGKLYIGDQVVNDLSPKERDIAMVFQSYALYPHMSVADNMGFALKLAKTPKEEIDRRVNDAADILGLTEYLHRKPKALSGGQRQRVAMGRAIVRSPQAFLMDEPLSNLDAKLRVQMRAEIAALQNRLGVTTVYVTHDQIEAMTMGDRVAVLMRGKLQQADSPQTLYNEPKNLFVAGFIGSPSMNIAQATLVKADGRVWIELDRGQTRLLVPDAALDRYPGAAQRDGGPVAIGMRPEHFAPVDEVAPEQIWRDREVTLVEMLGAEMLVHFRTDTPPIVTDDMKEAIDDDEAFEELKRQAASGGQTFTARFEPGNPPKSGTRIDVGFRTERLHFFDPETGLALR, encoded by the coding sequence ATGGCGGGCGTGGTGTTCGAGGATGTCCAGAAGGTGTATCCGGACGGGACCCAGGCGATCTTCGATCTGTCGTTGCAGATCGAGGACGGCGAGTTCGTGATCCTGGTGGGGCCGTCGGGGTGTGGGAAGTCGACCGCGTTGCGGATGGTCGCGGGGCTCGAGGAGATCTCGGGCGGCAAGCTCTACATCGGTGATCAGGTCGTCAACGATCTGTCGCCCAAGGAGCGCGACATCGCGATGGTGTTCCAGTCCTATGCGCTGTATCCGCACATGTCGGTCGCGGACAACATGGGGTTCGCGCTCAAGTTGGCCAAGACGCCCAAGGAGGAGATCGACCGGCGGGTCAACGACGCGGCGGACATCCTGGGGTTGACCGAGTACCTGCACCGCAAGCCCAAGGCGCTCTCGGGTGGGCAGCGGCAGCGGGTCGCGATGGGCCGGGCGATCGTGCGCTCGCCGCAGGCGTTCTTGATGGACGAGCCGTTGTCGAACCTGGACGCGAAGTTGCGGGTGCAGATGCGTGCGGAGATCGCGGCGTTGCAGAACCGGTTGGGGGTGACCACGGTGTATGTCACCCACGACCAGATCGAGGCGATGACGATGGGGGACCGGGTCGCGGTGTTGATGCGCGGCAAGCTCCAGCAGGCCGACTCGCCCCAGACGTTGTACAACGAGCCCAAGAACCTGTTCGTGGCCGGGTTCATCGGTTCGCCGTCGATGAACATCGCGCAGGCCACGTTGGTCAAGGCCGACGGTCGGGTCTGGATCGAGCTCGATCGGGGTCAGACCCGGTTGTTGGTGCCCGATGCGGCGTTGGACCGGTATCCGGGTGCGGCGCAGCGGGATGGTGGGCCGGTCGCGATCGGGATGCGTCCGGAGCACTTCGCGCCGGTGGACGAGGTCGCGCCCGAGCAGATCTGGCGGGACCGGGAGGTCACGCTGGTCGAGATGCTCGGGGCGGAGATGCTGGTCCACTTCCGGACCGACACGCCGCCGATCGTGACCGATGACATGAAGGAAGCGATCGACGACGACGAGGCGTTCGAGGAGCTCAAGCGGCAGGCCGCCTCGGGTGGACAGACCTTCACCGCCCGGTTCGAGCCCGGGAACCCGCCCAAGTCCGGGACCCGTATCGACGTCGGTTTCCGTACCGAACGGCTCCACTTCTTCGACCCCGAGACCGGCCTCGCCCTGCGCTAG
- the purS gene encoding phosphoribosylformylglycinamidine synthase subunit PurS — protein sequence MPRVAVDVLLKREILDPQGRAVERALPGLGYDGVSEVRVGKHLELEVDAEGDELADRVRRMCADFLTNPVIESYTWRVIGDDERADA from the coding sequence ATGCCCCGCGTCGCCGTCGACGTCCTGCTCAAGCGCGAGATCCTCGACCCCCAGGGCCGTGCGGTGGAACGGGCCCTGCCCGGGCTCGGCTACGACGGGGTCAGCGAGGTCCGTGTCGGCAAGCACCTCGAGCTCGAGGTCGACGCCGAGGGTGACGAGCTCGCGGACCGGGTGCGACGCATGTGTGCCGACTTCCTCACCAACCCGGTGATCGAGTCCTACACCTGGCGGGTCATCGGCGACGACGAGCGCGCGGACGCGTGA
- the purQ gene encoding phosphoribosylformylglycinamidine synthase subunit PurQ: MRVGVVTFPGSLDDQDAVRAVERCGGEGVALWHDDADTKGVDAVVLPGGFSYGDYLRTGAVAHRAPVMRAVADFAADGGPVLGICNGFQVLCEAGLLPGALLRNERLRFVCKDVPLVVEAADTRWTADYAAGEVLVVPAKHGEGRYYADEVTLDRLEDEGRVVVRYANGRNPNGSLRDIAGVTNEGRNVVGVMPHPEHAVDPTLIGGADGQGFFRSVLEGRAAPA; encoded by the coding sequence ATGCGCGTGGGTGTGGTGACCTTCCCCGGATCGTTGGACGACCAGGACGCGGTCCGGGCCGTCGAGCGGTGCGGCGGCGAGGGCGTCGCCCTGTGGCACGACGACGCCGACACCAAGGGCGTCGACGCCGTCGTCCTGCCGGGCGGGTTCAGCTACGGCGACTACCTGCGCACCGGTGCCGTCGCGCACCGGGCACCGGTGATGCGTGCCGTGGCCGACTTCGCGGCCGACGGTGGCCCGGTGCTCGGCATCTGCAACGGCTTCCAGGTCCTGTGCGAGGCCGGCCTGCTGCCCGGGGCCCTGCTGCGCAACGAGCGTCTGCGCTTCGTCTGCAAGGACGTGCCGCTGGTCGTCGAGGCCGCTGACACCCGCTGGACCGCGGACTACGCGGCGGGGGAGGTGCTGGTGGTCCCCGCCAAGCACGGCGAGGGCCGCTACTACGCCGACGAGGTCACGCTCGACCGCCTCGAGGACGAGGGCCGGGTGGTGGTGCGCTACGCCAACGGTCGGAATCCCAACGGCTCGCTGCGTGACATCGCCGGGGTCACCAACGAGGGGCGCAACGTCGTCGGCGTGATGCCGCACCCCGAACATGCCGTCGACCCCACGCTCATCGGCGGCGCCGACGGACAGGGGTTCTTCCGCAGCGTGCTGGAAGGCCGCGCGGCACCGGCGTGA
- a CDS encoding glutaminase has product MGGDDASKDLDALLEEVAEIARPKASEGELADYIPELREEDPDSFGLAVVDLDGTEHVVGDVDRPFAIQSVSKVFSLVLAMQKADAADGVRKELWGRVGVEPSGDPFNSLVQLEHEKGIPRNPMINAGALVVDDVLLDHCTDHHEEMQALVSELAGEEVTVDERIASSEEGTSGRNRAMAYLMQSFGNLHHPVDDVIKAYAHQCAVKMTARQLARASRFLANDGVDPATGRQILRPPLARRVNALMLTCGTYDAAGEFAFDVGIPCKSGVAGAIMGVVPDRYGVTVWSPPLDQAGNSRAGKAALHELTDRLDLSVF; this is encoded by the coding sequence ATGGGTGGAGACGACGCGTCGAAGGACCTCGACGCCCTGCTCGAGGAGGTCGCCGAGATCGCCCGGCCCAAGGCCAGCGAGGGCGAGCTCGCCGACTACATCCCGGAACTGCGCGAAGAGGATCCGGACAGCTTCGGGCTCGCCGTCGTCGACCTCGACGGCACCGAGCACGTCGTCGGGGACGTCGACCGGCCGTTCGCCATCCAGTCCGTCTCGAAGGTCTTCTCCCTGGTGCTCGCCATGCAGAAGGCCGACGCCGCCGACGGGGTGCGCAAGGAGCTGTGGGGCCGCGTCGGCGTCGAGCCCTCCGGCGACCCGTTCAACTCGCTGGTCCAGCTCGAGCACGAGAAGGGCATCCCGCGCAATCCGATGATCAACGCCGGCGCCCTGGTCGTCGACGACGTGCTGCTCGACCACTGCACCGACCACCACGAGGAGATGCAGGCGCTGGTCAGCGAGCTCGCCGGTGAGGAGGTCACCGTCGACGAGCGCATCGCCAGCTCCGAGGAGGGCACCAGCGGCCGCAACCGCGCGATGGCGTACCTCATGCAGTCGTTCGGGAACCTGCACCACCCCGTCGACGACGTGATCAAGGCCTACGCCCACCAGTGCGCCGTGAAGATGACCGCGCGTCAGCTGGCCCGTGCCAGCCGTTTCCTCGCCAACGACGGCGTGGACCCCGCCACCGGCCGCCAGATCCTCCGACCGCCGTTGGCCCGGCGCGTCAACGCCCTCATGCTCACCTGCGGCACCTACGACGCGGCGGGGGAGTTCGCCTTCGACGTGGGCATCCCGTGCAAGTCCGGCGTCGCCGGCGCCATCATGGGGGTGGTGCCGGACCGGTACGGCGTCACGGTGTGGTCGCCGCCGCTGGACCAGGCCGGCAACTCCCGAGCGGGCAAGGCCGCCCTCCACGAGCTCACCGACCGCCTCGACCTGTCGGTGTTCTGA
- the purL gene encoding phosphoribosylformylglycinamidine synthase subunit PurL codes for MPETRSFPADETLSPDRARELGHELGLRGDEYDRIAETLGRTPTVSELGMYSVMWSEHCSYKSSKVHLRTLPTDGPHVLVGPGENAGVVDVGDGLAVTFKIESHNHPSYVEPYQGAATGVGGILRDIFTMGARPIAVMDPLRFGDPGGWTDGAGRQRPVDLFQRHLVDGVVRGVGGYGNCVGVPNIGGETVFDDTYAGNPLVNVLAIGVLRRDRLQLARAEQAGDVAVLLGSATGRDGIGGASVLASQEFDDALDDKRPNVQVGDPFAEKLLIECCLELYERDLISGIQDMGAAGIACSTAELASKASMGMDVDLDAVHLREPSMASWEILCSESQERMLALVSPELVDEVLAIAQKWGVPASVIGEVVEGDALVLTRGGEVVADLPARSLADEGPTYERPMARPDWLDDYAAVDAESVTLPDDLDAFALAFLASPNVASKRWLFEQYDQHVLSGTVLGPGMADAGVVRLPGSRKAVACATDGNGRWCELDPREGTRRIVAEAFRNVACTGARPLGTTNCLNFGNPERPEIMWQLAEAIAGMGEACEALGIPVTGGNVSLYNETRGSAIHPTPVVGVLGVIEDAEDAVGLAFEDEGDIVFLLGGPIEPGLAGSELQRYLDLPLGGRLAPVDLEREAAIGEVLQLAARDGLLQTASDVAAGGLLVTLAESCVAGAVGVDVAVASDLDPAQVLFSEAPGRVVVTVASINVRAFAQLCADAEVPLTDIGTVGGERLAVRGLVELSLDDLEHACLHGLGDLLD; via the coding sequence GTGCCCGAGACCCGCTCCTTCCCCGCGGACGAGACACTCTCGCCCGACCGTGCCCGCGAGCTCGGTCACGAACTCGGTCTGCGGGGTGACGAGTACGACCGCATCGCGGAGACGCTCGGACGCACCCCCACCGTGTCGGAGCTCGGCATGTACTCGGTGATGTGGTCCGAGCACTGCTCCTACAAGTCGTCCAAGGTGCACCTCAGGACGCTGCCCACCGACGGGCCGCACGTGCTCGTCGGGCCGGGGGAGAACGCCGGTGTGGTCGACGTCGGCGACGGCCTGGCGGTCACCTTCAAGATCGAGTCGCACAACCATCCGAGCTACGTCGAGCCCTATCAGGGAGCGGCCACCGGCGTCGGCGGGATCCTGCGTGACATCTTCACCATGGGCGCCCGCCCGATCGCCGTGATGGACCCGCTGCGGTTCGGCGACCCCGGCGGCTGGACCGACGGTGCCGGGCGGCAACGCCCCGTCGACCTGTTCCAGCGCCACCTCGTCGACGGCGTGGTGCGCGGCGTGGGCGGCTACGGCAACTGCGTCGGCGTGCCCAACATCGGCGGCGAGACGGTCTTCGACGACACCTACGCCGGCAACCCGCTGGTGAACGTGCTCGCGATCGGGGTGCTGCGCCGCGACCGGCTCCAGCTCGCCCGCGCGGAACAGGCCGGCGACGTCGCGGTGCTGCTCGGGTCCGCCACCGGCCGTGACGGCATCGGTGGGGCCAGCGTGCTCGCCAGCCAGGAGTTCGACGACGCGCTCGACGACAAGCGACCCAACGTGCAGGTCGGTGACCCGTTCGCGGAGAAGCTGCTGATCGAGTGCTGCCTCGAGCTCTACGAGCGCGACCTGATCTCCGGCATCCAGGACATGGGCGCCGCCGGCATCGCCTGCTCGACCGCGGAGCTGGCCTCCAAGGCGTCGATGGGCATGGACGTCGACCTCGACGCCGTCCACCTGCGCGAGCCGTCGATGGCGTCGTGGGAGATCCTGTGCTCCGAGTCGCAGGAGCGGATGCTCGCCCTGGTCTCGCCCGAGCTGGTCGACGAGGTGCTGGCCATCGCGCAGAAGTGGGGCGTGCCCGCGTCGGTCATCGGCGAGGTGGTCGAGGGCGACGCGCTGGTGCTCACGCGCGGCGGCGAGGTGGTCGCCGACCTGCCGGCCCGCTCGCTCGCCGACGAGGGGCCGACCTACGAGCGGCCCATGGCGCGTCCCGACTGGCTCGACGACTACGCCGCGGTCGACGCCGAGTCGGTGACCCTGCCCGACGACCTCGACGCGTTCGCGCTCGCCTTCCTCGCCTCGCCCAACGTCGCCTCGAAGCGGTGGCTGTTCGAGCAGTACGACCAGCACGTGCTGTCCGGCACCGTCCTGGGGCCCGGCATGGCCGACGCCGGGGTGGTGCGCCTGCCCGGCAGCCGCAAGGCCGTCGCGTGCGCGACCGACGGCAACGGTCGCTGGTGCGAGCTCGACCCGCGCGAGGGCACCCGCCGCATCGTCGCCGAGGCGTTCCGCAACGTGGCCTGCACCGGCGCCCGGCCGCTGGGCACCACCAACTGCCTCAACTTCGGCAACCCGGAACGACCGGAGATCATGTGGCAGCTCGCCGAGGCGATCGCCGGCATGGGCGAGGCCTGTGAGGCGCTCGGCATCCCGGTCACCGGCGGCAACGTGTCGCTGTACAACGAGACCCGCGGGTCGGCCATCCACCCGACCCCGGTCGTCGGCGTGCTCGGGGTGATCGAGGACGCCGAGGACGCGGTCGGCCTGGCCTTCGAGGACGAGGGCGACATCGTGTTCCTGCTCGGCGGACCGATCGAGCCCGGCCTGGCCGGCAGCGAGCTGCAGCGCTACCTCGACCTGCCGTTGGGCGGCCGGCTCGCCCCGGTCGACCTCGAGCGCGAGGCCGCCATCGGCGAGGTGCTGCAACTGGCGGCACGGGACGGGCTGCTGCAGACGGCCTCCGACGTCGCGGCCGGCGGTCTGCTGGTGACGCTGGCGGAGTCGTGCGTGGCGGGTGCGGTCGGCGTCGACGTCGCGGTCGCGTCCGACCTCGATCCGGCGCAGGTGCTGTTCAGCGAGGCGCCCGGCCGGGTGGTCGTCACCGTCGCGAGCATCAACGTGCGCGCGTTCGCCCAGCTGTGTGCCGACGCCGAGGTGCCGCTGACCGACATCGGCACCGTCGGCGGTGAGCGCCTGGCGGTCCGCGGCCTGGTCGAGCTGTCCCTCGACGACCTCGAGCACGCCTGTCTGCACGGCCTCGGGGACCTGCTCGACTGA